Proteins from a single region of Hordeum vulgare subsp. vulgare chromosome 6H, MorexV3_pseudomolecules_assembly, whole genome shotgun sequence:
- the LOC123405167 gene encoding uncharacterized protein LOC123405167 → MAKGKVKVDGDEKERTISWADDQNKFMLDWCIEYMQEQHAGFRFKKHHLMKCADALNRKFAMGVTLSQVDRHFRHYKENWKYIAAAISKSGNVFDAIRCVVTISESEKSCLNDRARRLLSKPIKFYYEMQELFTGTSADGSLAMDQHTCTIDSDDLDSDEGLYDLNIYPQYEGPLEEDSDTLPTTYVPKRPPIPVGGDNSSSSTSRVGTKRPRGSRSPTKKPSKTKSRFVESAEEINSTLRSLQQSLIAAAPPQMPQVVDPYASLWQRLEVLPITTDQRITVGVHLSSKDNEGLRSGLCSASDKTFETWVSKFFNKDDI, encoded by the exons ATGGCTAAGGGAAAGGTGAAGGTTGATGGTGATGAGAAAGAGAGGACTATTTCTTGGGCTGATGATCAGAACAAGTTTATGTTAGATTGGTGCATTGAATACATGCAGGAACAACATGCAGGATTTAGGTTCAAGAAGCATCATCTTATGAAGTGTGCTGATGCTTTAAATAGAAAATTTGCTATGGGGGTGACACTTTCTCAAGTTGATCGTCACTTCAGGCACTACAAAGAAAATTGGAAGTACATTGCCGCAGCAATCAGCAAGAGTGGCAATGTTTTTGATGCTATTAGATGTGTGGTAACCATTTCCGAGTCAGAAAAGTCTTGCCTCAAT GATAGAGCAAGGCGCTTGCTTTCCAAGCCTATCAAGTTTTACTATGAGATGCAGGAGTTATTCACAGGCACTAGTGCTGATGGTTCTTTGGCCATGGACCAGCATACATGCACAATTGATTCTGATGACTTGGACAGTGATGAAGGGTTGTATGACCTTAACATCTATCCACAATATGAGGGGCCACTTGAGGAGGATTCTGATACTTTGCCAACAACATATGTTCCTAAAAGGCCTCCAATTCCAGTAGGTGGTGATAATTCCTCATCTAGCACTAGTCGTGTTGGTACGAAGCGCCCAAGAGGTAGCAGGTCACCTACTAAGAAGCCATCAAAAACCAAGAGTCGTTTCGTGGAGTCCGCTGAGGAAATCAACTCCACATTGAGGTCACTCCAGCAATCACTTATTGCCGCTGCTCCTCCCCAAATGCCCCAAGTTGTTGACCCTTATGCTAGTTTATGGCAGAGGTTGGAGGTACTCCCAATTACCACTGATCAGCGAATTACTGTTGGTGTGCACTTATCGTCCAAGGACAATGAAGGTTTGCGTAGTGGGTTATGTAGTGCAAGCGACAAAACTTTTGAAACTTGGGTCTCGAAGTTCTTTAACAAAGATGACATTTAG